From a single Methylacidiphilum kamchatkense Kam1 genomic region:
- a CDS encoding (Fe-S)-binding protein produces the protein MDPAVIQKCIHCGMCLPSCPTYQETKIERNSPRGRISLMRAIAEKRMDLTASFAHELYFCLGCLACQTACPVGVDYKTLFEASRQDIEKSKILNNPLRLLARTFLIKYLFLSSWRLRTFGRLLRIYQRMGLDRFFKSLPFLPAKLKDMLGQLPSIAPHFSYEIISTREIPINTPARWKVGLLTGCVQDLVFSKINRDTADVLLYNGCEVICPPEQGCCGSLHAHNGELETAERLAKKLLAAFPIEELDAIITNSAGCGSHLKHFSDLFPPGTFWRQKAEVWDKKVYDIHEWLIKIGFSPPQAFPCTSQSHTVITYHDACHLCHGQKIKNEPRAILRSLPCIQFIELEEADHCCGSAGIYNILQPEMAHKLLNKKVEKIKKTNASVVCTANPGCLLFIEKGLKKHHLNIQTIHPISLLAQYYRMKERDGGSIEKKEANLAGLIH, from the coding sequence ATGGATCCTGCAGTTATTCAAAAATGCATTCATTGTGGAATGTGCCTTCCTAGTTGTCCTACCTACCAAGAAACCAAAATAGAACGCAATAGTCCTAGGGGTAGGATTTCCCTCATGAGAGCTATTGCTGAAAAAAGAATGGATCTGACCGCTTCTTTTGCTCATGAGCTCTATTTTTGCCTCGGTTGCCTAGCTTGCCAAACAGCCTGTCCAGTCGGCGTGGATTACAAGACCTTATTTGAAGCTTCCAGGCAAGACATTGAAAAGTCGAAAATCTTAAATAACCCCTTACGGCTGCTCGCAAGGACTTTCCTTATTAAATATCTCTTTCTTTCATCCTGGAGATTAAGAACCTTTGGCAGACTGCTACGAATTTATCAAAGAATGGGACTGGATAGGTTTTTTAAAAGCCTTCCATTTCTTCCAGCCAAGCTAAAAGATATGCTTGGCCAGCTTCCTTCTATTGCCCCTCACTTTTCCTATGAAATCATTTCCACAAGAGAAATTCCAATCAATACACCTGCTCGATGGAAAGTAGGCCTTTTGACTGGTTGCGTCCAAGACCTTGTTTTCTCTAAAATTAACAGAGATACCGCTGATGTTCTCCTATATAACGGATGTGAAGTTATATGTCCTCCTGAGCAAGGTTGTTGTGGTTCTCTCCATGCACACAATGGTGAGTTGGAAACAGCAGAACGGCTAGCTAAAAAACTCCTAGCCGCTTTTCCCATAGAAGAATTGGATGCAATTATAACGAATTCTGCTGGTTGTGGATCTCATCTCAAACATTTCTCAGATCTCTTTCCCCCGGGAACTTTCTGGAGACAAAAGGCTGAAGTATGGGATAAAAAAGTCTATGATATCCATGAATGGCTAATAAAGATAGGATTTTCTCCTCCTCAGGCATTTCCCTGTACCAGCCAATCTCACACAGTAATTACTTATCATGATGCCTGCCATCTATGCCATGGGCAAAAGATTAAAAATGAGCCTAGAGCCATACTCCGTTCTCTGCCATGTATTCAATTTATAGAACTTGAGGAGGCCGATCACTGTTGCGGGAGTGCTGGGATCTATAACATCTTACAACCAGAAATGGCTCATAAGCTTTTGAATAAAAAAGTAGAAAAAATAAAGAAAACAAACGCCTCAGTAGTTTGCACAGCCAATCCTGGCTGCCTACTCTTTATAGAAAAGGGATTGAAAAAACATCATTTAAACATCCAAACGATCCATCCTATCTCCCTTCTTGCACAATACTATAGGATGAAAGAGAGAGATGGAGGATCCATTGAAAAGAAAGAAGCCAATCTGGCTGGACTCATTCATTAA